One Defluviimonas sp. SAOS-178_SWC DNA window includes the following coding sequences:
- the mtgA gene encoding monofunctional biosynthetic peptidoglycan transglycosylase, whose protein sequence is MAKSRKPATRSKRKPAAKRDGFTLRDILRWSGRGLAALAGVWFFFVLLFTVVNPVFTPYMIAESWRHGGISRDWVAIEDVTPGMARAVVAAEDANFCLHWGFDIRAIRAALDEGAGRGASTLTQQVVKNVFLWQGRSWPRKALEALMTPVVELIWSKRRIVEVYLNVAETGKGVFGVEAAAQAYFEKPASALSATQAALIAAALPDPKGRNPARPSGFLRQKAAQITDGAATIRADGRAACFED, encoded by the coding sequence ATGGCAAAGAGCAGAAAACCGGCAACGAGATCGAAGCGGAAACCCGCGGCGAAGCGCGACGGCTTCACGCTGCGCGATATCCTGCGCTGGAGCGGCCGCGGTCTGGCCGCTCTTGCCGGGGTCTGGTTTTTCTTCGTGCTTCTGTTCACCGTCGTGAATCCGGTCTTCACGCCCTACATGATCGCCGAAAGCTGGCGGCATGGCGGGATCAGCCGGGACTGGGTGGCGATCGAGGACGTGACGCCCGGGATGGCGCGGGCCGTGGTCGCGGCGGAGGATGCCAATTTCTGCCTGCACTGGGGCTTCGATATCCGCGCGATCCGCGCCGCGCTCGACGAAGGCGCCGGGCGCGGCGCCTCGACCCTCACCCAGCAGGTGGTGAAGAACGTCTTTCTCTGGCAGGGGCGGAGTTGGCCCCGGAAGGCGCTGGAGGCGCTGATGACGCCGGTCGTGGAACTCATCTGGTCGAAGCGGCGGATCGTCGAGGTCTATCTGAACGTGGCCGAAACCGGAAAAGGCGTCTTCGGCGTCGAGGCGGCGGCGCAGGCCTATTTCGAGAAGCCGGCCAGCGCGCTCTCGGCCACGCAGGCCGCGCTGATCGCGGCCGCGCTGCCCGATCCCAAGGGCCGCAACCCGGCGCGTCCGTCGGGCTTTCTGCGCCAGAAGGCCGCGCAGATCACCGACGGGGCGGCGACGATCCGCGCCGACGGGCGCGCCGCCTGTTTCGAGGATTGA
- the fzlA gene encoding FtsZ-binding protein FzlA translates to MTRLYHVPLSPFCRKVRLTLAEKKIEVELVEERYWEQGPEFLRRNPAGKIPVIRLNGKVMTESQAICEYLDETVPEPKLMPRDAEGRYEVRRLCAWFDDKFHDEVTSKLLYERVNKKITGQGYPDSKNVKFGANRIKYHLDYLSWLLDQRRWIAGNEMTLADFAAAAHLSCLDYISDVDWNRSQNVKDWYQKIKSRPSFRSLLADQVPGFPPPAHYADLDF, encoded by the coding sequence ATGACCCGCCTCTATCACGTTCCGCTTTCGCCCTTCTGCCGCAAGGTTCGCCTGACGCTGGCCGAGAAGAAGATCGAGGTGGAACTGGTCGAGGAGCGGTACTGGGAACAGGGCCCGGAGTTCCTGCGCCGCAATCCGGCCGGGAAGATCCCGGTGATCCGCCTCAACGGCAAGGTCATGACCGAGAGCCAGGCGATCTGCGAATACCTTGACGAGACGGTGCCCGAGCCGAAGCTGATGCCGCGCGATGCCGAGGGCCGCTACGAGGTGCGCCGGCTCTGCGCCTGGTTCGACGACAAGTTCCACGACGAGGTGACCTCCAAGCTTCTCTACGAGCGGGTCAACAAGAAGATCACCGGCCAGGGATACCCGGACTCGAAGAACGTCAAGTTCGGGGCGAACCGAATCAAGTATCACCTCGACTATCTCAGCTGGCTGCTCGATCAGCGCCGCTGGATCGCGGGGAACGAGATGACGCTGGCCGATTTCGCGGCGGCGGCGCATCTGTCCTGCCTCGACTATATCTCGGACGTGGACTGGAACCGCAGCCAGAACGTCAAGGACTGGTACCAGAAGATCAAGTCGCGGCCGTCGTTCCGGTCGCTTCTGGCCGATCAGGTGCCCGGATTCCCGCCGCCGGCGCATTATGCCGATCTGGATTTCTGA
- the queG gene encoding tRNA epoxyqueuosine(34) reductase QueG, with protein MPGFRERLVERALAEGFSAVGFCAPTAIPEAAGRLAAFVAAGRHGQMGWMAERMGWRGDPAALWPEARTVIVLAEVYTPETDPLEVLAQRDRGAVSVYAQGKDYHDLVKRRLKRVGRWLIEEAKKGSVPAEIKVFVDTAPVMEKPLGEAAGLGWQGKHTNLVSRDLGSWFFLGAIFTTLDLPKDAAETDHCGSCRACLDICPTKAFPAPYQLDARRCISYLTIEHKGPVEEELRALMGNRIYGCDDCLAVCPWNKFAVAAHEAGYAARVGAPPLAELATLDDAGFRERFSGSPIKRIGRDRFVRNVLYAIGNSGDRALRDVVAGLEGDPDPAVVDAARWALLRLAESGGG; from the coding sequence ATGCCCGGCTTCAGGGAGCGTCTCGTGGAGAGGGCGCTGGCGGAGGGGTTTTCGGCGGTGGGCTTTTGCGCGCCGACGGCGATCCCCGAGGCGGCGGGACGGCTCGCGGCCTTCGTCGCGGCGGGGCGGCACGGACAGATGGGCTGGATGGCGGAGCGGATGGGCTGGCGCGGCGATCCGGCGGCGCTCTGGCCCGAGGCACGGACGGTGATCGTGCTGGCGGAGGTCTATACGCCGGAAACCGATCCGCTGGAGGTCCTGGCGCAGCGCGACCGGGGGGCGGTCAGCGTCTATGCCCAGGGAAAGGACTACCACGATCTGGTGAAGCGGCGGCTGAAGCGGGTCGGGCGGTGGCTGATCGAGGAGGCAAAAAAAGGCTCTGTTCCGGCGGAAATCAAGGTTTTCGTCGATACCGCACCGGTGATGGAAAAGCCCTTGGGCGAGGCGGCGGGTCTCGGCTGGCAGGGCAAGCATACCAACCTCGTCAGCCGCGACCTCGGGAGCTGGTTCTTCCTTGGCGCGATCTTCACGACGCTCGACCTGCCGAAGGACGCGGCCGAGACGGATCATTGCGGGTCGTGCCGGGCCTGTCTGGACATCTGCCCGACGAAGGCGTTCCCGGCACCCTATCAGCTCGACGCGCGGCGCTGTATTTCCTACCTCACCATCGAGCACAAGGGGCCCGTCGAGGAGGAGTTGCGGGCGCTGATGGGCAACCGGATCTACGGCTGTGACGATTGCCTCGCGGTCTGCCCGTGGAACAAGTTCGCGGTGGCCGCACACGAGGCGGGCTATGCCGCGCGGGTGGGCGCGCCACCCTTGGCGGAGCTTGCGACGCTTGACGATGCGGGGTTCCGGGAGCGGTTTTCGGGAAGTCCGATCAAACGGATCGGGCGGGACCGCTTCGTGCGCAACGTTCTTTACGCGATCGGAAATTCCGGCGACAGGGCGCTCCGGGACGTGGTTGCCGGGCTGGAAGGCGATCCCGATCCGGCCGTCGTGGATGCGGCGCGATGGGCGCTTCTTCGGCTGGCGGAGAGCGGCGGCGGCTGA
- the dxs gene encoding 1-deoxy-D-xylulose-5-phosphate synthase, which yields MTDRPNTPTLDRVTTPADMKAMSDRDLRQLADELRAETISAVSVTGGHLGAGLGVVELTVALHAVFDAPRDKIIWDVGHQCYPHKILTGRRDRIRTLRMKGGLSGFTKRSESPYDPFGAAHSSTSISAALGFAAARDLGGEPGDAIAVIGDGSMSAGMAYEALNNAGHLKKRLFVILNDNEMSIAPPVGAMSAYLSRLYAGAPFQEFKAAAKGAVSLLPEPFQEGARRAKELLKGMTIGGTLFEELGFTYVGPIDGHDLDQLLPVLRTAHDRATGPMLIHVLTKKGKGYAPAERAADKGHATAKFDVVTGEQKKAPSNAPSYTKVFAQSLIREAEADDKIVAVTAAMPDGTGLNLFAERFPRRCFDVGIAEQHAVTFSAGLAAGGMKPFCALYSTFLQRGYDQVVHDVAIQRLPVRFAIDRAGLVGADGATHAGSFDIAFLANLPDMVVMAAADEAELVHMVATAAAIDDRPSAFRYPRGDGVGVEMPERGQPLEIGKGRIIAEGGRVAILSFGTRLAEVLKARESLNQRGLAPTVADARFAKPLDRDLILRLVSDHEALITIEEGAIGGFGSHVAQLLAEEGIFDRGFKFRSMVLPDTFIDQSSPEDMYATAGMNAADIEAKVLDTLGVTRIGEKRA from the coding sequence TTGACCGACCGACCGAACACGCCGACGCTCGACCGCGTGACGACTCCCGCCGACATGAAGGCGATGAGCGACCGTGACCTGCGTCAGCTTGCCGACGAGCTGCGCGCCGAAACGATCAGCGCGGTATCGGTGACGGGCGGTCACCTGGGCGCCGGGCTCGGCGTGGTCGAACTGACCGTCGCGCTTCATGCCGTCTTCGACGCGCCGCGCGACAAGATCATCTGGGACGTCGGCCACCAGTGCTATCCGCACAAGATCCTGACCGGCCGGCGCGACCGCATCCGCACCCTGCGGATGAAGGGGGGCCTATCGGGCTTCACAAAGCGCTCCGAAAGCCCCTACGACCCCTTCGGCGCCGCCCACAGCTCCACCTCGATCTCGGCGGCACTCGGCTTCGCCGCCGCCCGCGATCTCGGCGGAGAACCCGGCGACGCCATCGCGGTGATCGGCGACGGGTCGATGAGCGCCGGCATGGCTTACGAGGCGCTCAACAACGCAGGGCACCTGAAAAAGCGGCTCTTCGTCATCCTCAACGACAACGAGATGTCGATCGCGCCCCCGGTCGGCGCGATGTCGGCCTATCTCTCGCGGCTCTATGCCGGCGCGCCGTTCCAGGAATTCAAGGCCGCCGCCAAGGGCGCGGTCAGCCTCCTGCCCGAGCCCTTCCAGGAAGGCGCGCGGCGGGCGAAGGAACTGCTGAAAGGCATGACCATCGGCGGCACCCTCTTCGAAGAGCTCGGCTTCACCTATGTCGGCCCCATCGACGGCCACGACCTCGACCAGCTTCTGCCCGTGCTGCGCACCGCGCATGACCGTGCGACCGGACCGATGCTGATCCACGTCCTCACCAAGAAGGGCAAGGGCTATGCCCCGGCCGAGCGGGCGGCGGACAAGGGCCACGCCACGGCCAAGTTCGATGTCGTCACCGGCGAGCAGAAGAAGGCGCCATCGAACGCCCCCTCCTACACCAAGGTCTTCGCGCAAAGCCTGATCCGGGAGGCGGAGGCGGACGACAAGATCGTCGCCGTCACCGCCGCGATGCCGGACGGGACCGGCCTCAACCTCTTCGCCGAACGCTTCCCGCGCCGCTGCTTCGACGTGGGCATCGCCGAGCAGCATGCCGTGACCTTCTCCGCCGGGCTCGCCGCCGGGGGGATGAAACCGTTCTGCGCGCTCTATTCGACCTTCCTGCAGCGCGGCTACGACCAGGTCGTCCACGACGTCGCGATCCAGCGCCTGCCCGTCCGCTTCGCCATCGACCGCGCAGGCCTCGTCGGCGCCGATGGCGCCACCCATGCCGGTTCCTTCGACATCGCCTTCCTCGCCAACCTGCCCGACATGGTGGTCATGGCGGCGGCCGACGAGGCCGAGCTTGTCCACATGGTCGCCACTGCCGCGGCGATCGACGACCGCCCCTCGGCCTTCCGCTACCCCCGCGGCGACGGTGTCGGCGTCGAGATGCCCGAGCGCGGCCAGCCGCTGGAGATCGGCAAGGGACGCATCATCGCCGAAGGCGGCCGCGTCGCGATCCTCTCGTTCGGCACCCGTCTTGCGGAAGTCCTGAAAGCCCGTGAAAGCCTAAACCAGCGCGGCCTTGCCCCGACCGTCGCCGACGCGCGCTTCGCCAAGCCGCTCGACCGCGACCTGATCCTGCGGCTCGTGTCGGATCACGAAGCCCTGATCACCATCGAGGAGGGCGCCATCGGCGGCTTCGGCTCCCACGTCGCCCAGCTTCTGGCCGAGGAAGGAATCTTCGACCGCGGCTTCAAGTTCCGCTCGATGGTCCTGCCCGATACCTTCATCGACCAGTCCTCACCCGAGGATATGTATGCCACCGCCGGCATGAACGCCGCTGACATCGAGGCCAAGGTGCTCGACACGCTCGGCGTAACGCGGATTGGGGAAAAACGGGCCTGA
- the ltaE gene encoding low-specificity L-threonine aldolase, protein MSVYSGLTDPAARPNILCDLRSDTVTRPDAAMRRAMAAAEVGDDVYGDDPEVNLLQAELAAMLGKEAGLFVPSGTQGNLVAIMCHCGRGDEVIVGADYHVFHDEAAGASVLAGVALHPLPLTATGGLAPDAIRRALRPDDPHYPVSRLLSLENTVGGRAIPLDDMRASAAAAREAGLAVHLDGARFFNAITALGCPATDLAGLADTVSVCLSKGLGAPVGSVLAGPAGLIDRARRHRKILGGGMRQAGVLAAAGRHALRHHVAGLAADHARARTFADALAALGAGRVRCETNMVFFTPADGANAHLRKRLSERGLLIGGGSGEIRMVLHRDIDDAGLAHAIAAFRAHYGG, encoded by the coding sequence ATGAGTGTCTATTCCGGCCTGACCGACCCCGCCGCCCGCCCGAATATCCTGTGCGACCTGCGCAGCGACACCGTCACCCGGCCCGACGCTGCGATGCGACGGGCAATGGCGGCAGCCGAGGTCGGCGACGACGTCTATGGCGACGACCCCGAGGTCAACCTGCTTCAGGCCGAACTGGCCGCGATGCTCGGCAAGGAGGCCGGGCTGTTCGTCCCGTCGGGCACCCAGGGCAATCTCGTCGCCATCATGTGTCATTGCGGGCGCGGCGACGAAGTGATCGTCGGCGCGGACTACCACGTCTTTCATGACGAGGCGGCCGGCGCCTCGGTGCTGGCGGGCGTCGCGCTCCATCCGCTGCCGCTGACCGCGACCGGCGGGCTTGCGCCCGACGCGATCCGGCGCGCGCTCCGCCCCGACGATCCACATTATCCGGTCAGCCGTCTCCTGAGCCTGGAGAACACCGTCGGTGGCCGGGCCATCCCGCTCGACGACATGCGCGCTTCCGCCGCGGCCGCGCGTGAGGCGGGCCTCGCCGTCCATCTCGACGGCGCGCGCTTCTTCAACGCGATCACCGCACTCGGCTGCCCCGCGACCGATCTCGCCGGTCTCGCCGACACCGTCTCGGTCTGCCTGTCGAAGGGGCTCGGGGCGCCTGTGGGCTCGGTCCTCGCGGGGCCTGCCGGCCTGATCGATCGGGCCAGACGGCACCGCAAGATCCTCGGCGGCGGGATGCGTCAGGCCGGCGTACTGGCGGCGGCAGGCCGCCACGCGCTCCGCCACCACGTCGCGGGCCTTGCCGCCGACCATGCCCGCGCCAGGACATTTGCCGACGCGCTCGCCGCGCTCGGCGCGGGCAGGGTCCGTTGCGAAACCAACATGGTCTTCTTCACCCCCGCCGATGGCGCCAACGCGCACCTCCGCAAGAGGCTTTCGGAACGTGGTCTTCTGATCGGCGGCGGGTCGGGTGAAATTCGCATGGTCCTGCACCGCGACATCGACGATGCGGGCCTTGCCCATGCCATCGCGGCCTTTCGCGCCCATTACGGCGGATAG
- a CDS encoding polyprenyl synthetase family protein → MFPERLKAAQDGVQAALVAALAARAEVPVVHAMRYALNGGKRLRAFLVLESAALHGIGAGQAMPAAAAVEALHAYSLVHDDLPAMDDDDLRRGQPTCHVKWDEATAILAGDALQTLAFELLTDPVLGLAERRIALVRTLSLASGAEGMVLGQALDIAAETAPLPLTLDEITALQAGKTGALIAFAATAGPVLAGADPAPLAAYARALGLAFQIADDILDVEGDPGKAGKRLGKDAAAGKATFVSLLGLDGARARAAELVAGAEAALAPYGARAETLRAAARYVIARDA, encoded by the coding sequence GTGTTCCCCGAACGGCTGAAAGCGGCGCAGGATGGCGTCCAGGCGGCGCTCGTCGCGGCGCTTGCCGCGCGGGCGGAAGTGCCTGTCGTCCACGCCATGCGCTACGCGCTGAACGGCGGCAAGCGGCTTCGGGCCTTCCTCGTCCTCGAAAGCGCGGCCCTGCACGGGATCGGTGCCGGACAGGCGATGCCCGCCGCCGCCGCGGTGGAGGCGCTGCACGCCTATTCGCTCGTCCATGACGACCTGCCGGCGATGGACGATGACGACTTGCGGCGCGGCCAGCCCACCTGCCACGTGAAGTGGGACGAGGCGACGGCGATCCTCGCCGGCGACGCGCTCCAGACCCTCGCCTTCGAACTCCTGACCGACCCCGTCCTTGGCCTCGCCGAGCGGCGCATCGCCCTTGTCCGCACCCTCAGCCTCGCCTCCGGCGCCGAGGGCATGGTTCTTGGCCAGGCGCTCGACATCGCGGCGGAAACCGCGCCGCTGCCCCTGACGCTCGACGAGATCACCGCGCTTCAGGCCGGCAAGACCGGCGCCCTGATCGCCTTCGCCGCAACCGCCGGTCCGGTTCTGGCGGGCGCCGATCCCGCACCGCTCGCCGCCTACGCCCGCGCTCTCGGCCTGGCCTTCCAGATCGCAGACGACATCCTCGACGTGGAGGGCGACCCCGGGAAGGCCGGCAAGAGGTTGGGAAAGGACGCGGCGGCCGGCAAGGCCACCTTCGTGTCGCTGCTCGGCCTCGACGGAGCCCGCGCCCGCGCGGCCGAATTGGTGGCCGGGGCCGAGGCCGCGCTCGCACCCTATGGCGCGCGCGCCGAAACTCTGCGCGCGGCAGCCCGCTACGTCATCGCCCGCGACGCCTGA
- a CDS encoding exodeoxyribonuclease VII small subunit, translating to MSEIAKMTFEDAMKALEEVVRDLESGNVALEKSISLYERGAELKAHCEKKLKEAEEKVAKITLGPDGAPTGTVPVEGL from the coding sequence ATGAGCGAGATTGCCAAGATGACATTCGAGGACGCCATGAAGGCGCTGGAAGAGGTCGTGCGCGATCTCGAATCCGGGAATGTCGCGCTGGAAAAGTCCATCTCCCTCTACGAACGCGGCGCCGAGTTGAAGGCGCATTGCGAAAAGAAGCTGAAGGAAGCCGAGGAGAAGGTCGCCAAGATCACCCTCGGCCCGGATGGCGCCCCAACCGGCACGGTTCCGGTCGAAGGTCTCTAG
- a CDS encoding histone deacetylase family protein encodes MTTLFLTHPSALQHVTPSGHPERVERLEAIYAALRKDDFAALDRRSAPLANEAEVLRGHSPKYLAEISRARPEAGWEQLDPDTYMSPGSWEAALRAIGGVEAAVDAVLAEDARNAFVAMRPPGHHAERARSMGFCLFGTVAIAAKYALDHHGLARVAVLDFDVHHGNGTQVLLWDEARAMFVSSQQMPLWPGTGSADETGAHGQVINLPLAPGSGGAEMREAWEGALARVAAFRPELVLVSAGFDAHRNDPLANLNWTESDYAWITHAICDLADDSCGGRVVSALEGGYDLDALAASVATHIRVLMERGA; translated from the coding sequence ATGACCACGCTTTTCCTCACCCACCCCTCCGCATTGCAGCATGTCACGCCCTCCGGCCACCCCGAACGGGTGGAGCGGCTTGAGGCGATCTATGCCGCCCTTCGCAAGGATGATTTCGCGGCCCTCGACCGCCGCAGCGCACCTCTGGCCAACGAGGCCGAGGTGCTGCGCGGCCACAGCCCAAAATACCTCGCCGAAATCAGCCGCGCGCGGCCCGAAGCCGGTTGGGAACAGCTCGATCCCGACACCTACATGTCGCCCGGCTCGTGGGAGGCCGCCTTGCGCGCGATCGGAGGGGTCGAGGCCGCCGTCGATGCGGTTCTGGCCGAAGACGCCAGGAACGCCTTCGTCGCCATGCGGCCGCCGGGGCACCATGCCGAGCGTGCCCGGTCGATGGGATTCTGCCTGTTCGGCACCGTCGCCATTGCCGCCAAATACGCGCTCGACCACCACGGGCTCGCCCGTGTCGCGGTGCTCGATTTCGACGTCCATCACGGCAACGGCACGCAGGTTCTTCTCTGGGACGAAGCGCGCGCGATGTTCGTCTCCTCCCAGCAGATGCCGCTCTGGCCCGGCACCGGATCGGCGGACGAAACCGGCGCGCATGGTCAGGTGATCAACCTTCCGCTTGCCCCCGGATCAGGCGGCGCCGAGATGCGCGAGGCGTGGGAAGGGGCGCTCGCCCGCGTCGCCGCGTTCCGGCCCGAGCTGGTCCTCGTCTCGGCCGGCTTCGACGCGCATCGCAACGACCCCCTGGCCAATCTGAACTGGACCGAATCCGACTACGCCTGGATCACGCATGCGATCTGCGATCTTGCCGACGACAGCTGCGGCGGCCGGGTGGTCTCTGCCCTGGAAGGCGGCTATGATCTCGACGCGCTGGCGGCCTCGGTCGCCACGCATATCCGGGTGCTGATGGAGCGGGGCGCATGA